From a single Nothobranchius furzeri strain GRZ-AD chromosome 7, NfurGRZ-RIMD1, whole genome shotgun sequence genomic region:
- the sumo2a gene encoding small ubiquitin like modifier 2a translates to MADEKPKEGVKTENNEHINLKVAGQDGSVVQFKIKRHTPLSKLMKAYCERQGLSMRQIRFRFDGQPINETDTPSQLEMEDEDTIDVFQQQTGGTSL, encoded by the exons ATGGCAGACGAGAAACCCAAG GAGGGAGTTAAGACGGAGAACAATGAGCACATCAACCTGAAGGTGGCGGGCCAGGATGGCTCTGTGGTGCAGTTCAAAATCAAAAGGCACACTCCTCTTAGCAAACTGATGAAGGCTTATTGTGAACGACAA GGACTGTCCATGAGGCAAATAAGATTTCGGTTTGATGGTCAGCCTATCAATGAAACGGACACGCCTTCACAG TTAGAAATGGAGGATGAAGATACGATTGATGTTTTCCAACAGCAGACCGGAGGCACGTCTCTATAA